A single Curtobacterium sp. MCJR17_020 DNA region contains:
- a CDS encoding HIT domain-containing protein gives MASCVFCAIIAGDEPAVWVEREEHAVAFAPLPGSALAPGHTLVSPVEHADDLLGAAPVALAATVALAQRVARAMRGALGATGTVVLQASGADAGQSVRHLHFHVVPCWPDDGTTHWPEPPSTHVVDGDPHALLAEMFE, from the coding sequence ATGGCATCCTGCGTCTTCTGCGCGATCATCGCCGGCGACGAACCGGCCGTGTGGGTCGAGCGCGAGGAACACGCCGTCGCGTTCGCGCCGCTGCCCGGGTCCGCGCTCGCGCCCGGGCACACGCTCGTGTCACCGGTCGAGCACGCCGACGACCTGCTCGGCGCCGCCCCGGTGGCGCTGGCCGCGACCGTCGCGCTCGCGCAACGTGTCGCGCGGGCGATGCGGGGCGCGCTCGGCGCCACCGGCACCGTCGTCCTGCAGGCCTCCGGCGCCGATGCCGGGCAGAGCGTGCGGCACCTGCACTTCCACGTCGTGCCGTGCTGGCCGGACGACGGCACGACGCACTGGCCGGAGCCGCCCTCGACACACGTCGTCGACGGTGACCCGCACGCACTCCTCGCCGAGATGTTCGAGTAG
- a CDS encoding EthD family reductase encodes MTTKITLIIDNPADPSAFEQSYVELEALAAKLPGLRRLEAAKVWPKEDGTPTPAHRTLDLYFASYGDASDAVATAEAGAFFQQLGGTGATFTGLFSDIEHE; translated from the coding sequence ATGACCACGAAGATCACCCTGATCATCGACAACCCGGCCGACCCGTCGGCGTTCGAGCAGTCCTACGTGGAGCTCGAGGCGCTCGCCGCGAAGCTGCCCGGCCTGCGGCGGCTCGAGGCGGCGAAGGTCTGGCCGAAGGAGGACGGCACGCCCACACCGGCGCACCGCACGCTCGACCTGTACTTCGCCTCGTACGGGGACGCCTCCGACGCGGTGGCGACCGCCGAGGCCGGGGCGTTCTTCCAGCAGCTCGGCGGGACCGGCGCCACGTTCACCGGCCTGTTCTCCGACATCGAGCACGAGTAG
- a CDS encoding ABC-F family ATP-binding cassette domain-containing protein: MTATLVAKGLSGGYAARTLFDSLDLTVAPGDVIGVVGVNGAGKSTLLRLLAGVDEPLAGTVSLAPTDAFVGWLPQEHERIAGETVAAYIARRTGSAEATEAMDAAAAALGDPDAGDAAADRYSTALDRWLAAGAADLEDRIPAVLADLGLETGTDDDGVGPDSLMTALSGGQAARVGLAALLLSRFDIVLLDEPTNDLDLDGLDRLEGFVRGLRGGVVLVSHDREFLARSVTSVLELDLAQSSNRLFGGGYDSFLEEREIARQHKRDAYEDYASTKADLVSRARTQREWSSQGVRNAMKKAPDNDKIRRKAASESSEKQAQKVRQMESRIARLDEVEEPRKEWQLEFTIGSAPRSSAVVAALSDATFAQGDFTLGPVSLQVDGGDRIGITGPNGAGKSTLLRALLGKQAPTTGTASLGSSVAVGEVDQARAAFTGDQSLAAAFEAIVPEYTTADVRTLLAKFGLKADHVGRPASALSPGERTRAGLALLQARGVNVLVLDEPTNHLDLVAIEQLEQALESYDGTLLLVTHDRRMLETVRLDRQWHVDAGRVTER, translated from the coding sequence ATGACCGCCACGCTCGTCGCCAAGGGCCTGTCCGGCGGGTACGCCGCTCGCACGCTGTTCGACTCCCTCGACCTCACGGTGGCACCGGGCGACGTGATCGGCGTCGTCGGCGTGAACGGTGCCGGCAAGTCCACCCTGCTCCGACTGCTGGCGGGTGTCGACGAGCCCCTGGCGGGCACGGTGTCGCTCGCACCGACCGACGCGTTCGTCGGCTGGCTCCCCCAGGAGCACGAACGGATCGCGGGCGAGACCGTCGCCGCGTACATCGCCCGGCGGACCGGCTCGGCCGAGGCGACTGAGGCCATGGACGCTGCGGCCGCCGCGCTCGGCGACCCGGACGCCGGCGACGCTGCCGCGGACCGCTACTCGACGGCGCTCGACCGCTGGCTCGCCGCGGGCGCCGCTGATCTGGAAGACCGCATCCCCGCCGTCCTGGCCGACCTCGGCCTGGAGACCGGAACCGATGACGACGGCGTCGGGCCGGACTCGCTCATGACCGCACTGTCCGGTGGGCAGGCCGCTCGGGTCGGGCTCGCGGCGCTGCTGCTGTCGCGGTTCGACATCGTCCTGCTCGACGAGCCCACCAACGACCTCGACCTCGACGGGCTGGACCGGCTCGAGGGGTTCGTCCGGGGCCTGCGCGGCGGGGTCGTGCTCGTCAGCCACGACCGGGAGTTCCTGGCGCGATCGGTGACGAGCGTGCTCGAGCTCGACCTGGCGCAGTCGTCCAACCGGCTGTTCGGCGGCGGGTACGACTCGTTCCTCGAGGAGCGCGAGATCGCCCGGCAGCACAAGCGCGACGCGTACGAGGACTACGCCTCCACCAAGGCCGACCTGGTCTCCCGCGCCCGCACACAGCGCGAGTGGTCGAGCCAGGGCGTGCGCAACGCCATGAAGAAGGCCCCGGACAACGACAAGATCCGGCGCAAGGCCGCCTCGGAGTCGAGCGAGAAGCAGGCGCAGAAGGTCCGCCAGATGGAGTCCCGCATCGCGCGGCTCGACGAGGTCGAGGAGCCCCGCAAGGAGTGGCAGCTCGAGTTCACGATCGGCAGCGCTCCACGGTCCTCGGCCGTTGTGGCCGCCCTGTCCGACGCCACCTTCGCGCAGGGCGACTTCACGCTCGGCCCGGTGTCGCTGCAGGTCGACGGCGGCGACCGCATCGGCATCACCGGGCCGAACGGCGCCGGCAAGTCCACGCTGCTCCGGGCACTGCTCGGCAAGCAGGCACCGACGACCGGCACCGCCTCGCTCGGGTCGAGCGTCGCCGTCGGCGAGGTCGACCAGGCCCGTGCGGCCTTCACCGGCGACCAGTCGCTCGCCGCGGCGTTCGAGGCGATCGTGCCCGAGTACACCACCGCCGACGTCCGGACGCTGCTCGCGAAGTTCGGGTTGAAGGCCGACCACGTCGGACGGCCCGCGTCGGCGCTCTCCCCCGGCGAACGGACCCGCGCCGGACTCGCGCTGCTGCAGGCCCGCGGGGTGAACGTGCTCGTGCTCGACGAACCGACGAACCACCTCGACCTGGTGGCCATCGAGCAGCTCGAACAGGCACTGGAGTCGTACGACGGCACCCTGCTGCTCGTCACGCACGACCGGCGCATGCTGGAGACCGTCCGCCTCGACCGGCAGTGGCACGTCGACGCCGGCCGGGTCACCGAACGCTGA
- a CDS encoding NmrA family NAD(P)-binding protein, translating into MTTTVLVAGATGDLGGRIVRELLQHDTRVRVLTRPSSTGAQRQFADDDRIDVVTADYTDGPALVTALAGVDVVVSAVSGTRAVIVDAQRALLDAAVRAGVPRFIPSDYAADYRSITPGSNRNFELRREFAAALDAAPIRATSVLNGAFTDMLTGQAPLILFDRQRVLYWSSADQVLDFTTKDDVARVTALVALDADAPRVVEVAGDRVTARSIADTMSRLTGTPFRLQWAGTTGTLSAMARIGRRLSKDDAEPFPAWQGMQYFVSMFSGEAELHHVDDDRYGPHGWTSVRDVLTVHLGV; encoded by the coding sequence ATGACCACCACCGTCCTCGTCGCCGGCGCCACCGGAGACCTCGGCGGACGCATCGTCCGCGAGCTCCTGCAGCACGACACCCGCGTCCGCGTCCTCACCCGCCCGTCCAGCACCGGCGCCCAGCGGCAGTTCGCCGACGACGACCGCATCGACGTCGTCACCGCGGACTACACGGACGGACCGGCGCTGGTCACGGCGCTCGCCGGGGTCGACGTCGTCGTCTCCGCGGTCAGCGGTACCCGCGCGGTGATCGTGGACGCCCAGCGCGCCCTGCTCGACGCCGCGGTCCGGGCAGGCGTCCCGCGGTTCATCCCCTCGGACTACGCCGCCGACTACCGCTCGATCACGCCCGGCTCGAACCGCAACTTCGAGCTCCGCCGCGAGTTCGCCGCCGCCCTCGACGCCGCGCCGATCCGTGCGACCTCGGTGTTGAACGGGGCGTTCACGGACATGCTCACCGGTCAGGCACCGCTGATCCTGTTCGACCGCCAGCGGGTGCTCTACTGGTCGTCGGCCGACCAGGTCCTCGACTTCACCACGAAGGACGACGTCGCGCGCGTGACGGCGCTCGTCGCACTCGACGCGGACGCCCCCCGTGTGGTCGAGGTCGCCGGTGACCGCGTCACGGCACGGTCGATCGCCGACACGATGTCACGGCTGACCGGCACCCCGTTCCGACTGCAGTGGGCGGGGACGACCGGCACGCTGTCGGCGATGGCACGGATCGGCCGTCGGCTGTCGAAGGACGACGCCGAACCGTTCCCGGCCTGGCAGGGCATGCAGTACTTCGTGAGCATGTTCAGCGGCGAGGCAGAGCTCCACCACGTCGACGACGACCGCTACGGTCCGCACGGGTGGACGAGCGTCCGCGACGTGCTCACCGTCCACCTGGGCGTCTGA
- a CDS encoding L,D-transpeptidase — protein sequence MRRRGWIAVVGGAAALAVAAAVVVGVTADRPDTDPTHVARATPTATPTPTPTPTLAAVPRAPSAATLAALPLAFHDGVVPELLDGGDVRPADTWQIATPRHDLVALYASPSSRARPVATLSHLVSTIDLPAATAVWGRSPGVDGGMLLVSTPARNRTPGDGGDPDAPSATFAWARAADFTVTDTDRMIRVDVARSTVSVVTRSGQVTASEAARLGTPEDPTPSDTATYVEAAYVDTRVTYTQGNPIILTGAHSSRIPSYGGNAALTALHYYPDPTGSSHGCVRISAQMTRTLAALPVGTPIRFS from the coding sequence ATGCGACGCAGGGGCTGGATCGCCGTGGTCGGGGGTGCAGCGGCGCTCGCCGTCGCGGCCGCCGTCGTCGTCGGGGTGACCGCCGACCGTCCGGACACCGACCCGACCCACGTCGCACGGGCCACACCGACCGCGACGCCGACGCCGACCCCCACCCCGACGCTCGCGGCCGTCCCCCGAGCGCCGTCGGCCGCCACCCTCGCCGCCCTGCCGTTGGCGTTCCACGACGGCGTCGTCCCCGAACTGCTCGACGGCGGGGACGTCCGCCCCGCGGACACCTGGCAGATCGCCACCCCGCGGCACGACCTCGTGGCCCTGTACGCCAGCCCGTCGAGCCGCGCCCGCCCGGTGGCCACGCTGTCGCACCTGGTGTCGACGATCGACCTGCCCGCCGCCACTGCAGTGTGGGGCCGGTCGCCCGGAGTCGACGGCGGCATGCTCCTCGTCTCGACCCCGGCCCGGAACCGCACCCCGGGCGACGGCGGCGACCCGGACGCGCCGAGCGCCACGTTCGCCTGGGCACGGGCCGCCGACTTCACGGTCACCGACACGGACCGGATGATCCGCGTCGACGTCGCCCGCAGCACGGTGTCGGTCGTCACCCGGAGCGGCCAGGTCACCGCGAGCGAGGCGGCCCGGCTCGGCACCCCCGAGGACCCCACGCCGTCCGACACCGCCACCTACGTCGAGGCGGCGTACGTGGACACCCGCGTGACCTACACGCAGGGCAACCCGATCATCCTGACCGGGGCGCACTCGTCGCGGATCCCGTCGTACGGCGGCAACGCGGCACTGACGGCGCTGCACTACTACCCCGACCCGACCGGCAGTTCGCACGGGTGCGTGCGGATCTCCGCGCAGATGACCCGCACCCTCGCCGCCCTGCCCGTCGGCACCCCGATCCGGTTCAGCTGA